The following coding sequences are from one Bombus terrestris chromosome 14, iyBomTerr1.2, whole genome shotgun sequence window:
- the LOC100652092 gene encoding nucleoporin p58/p45 isoform X4: MSTFTFGTPTTSSNTNFGFGQKPATGFNVTSTPFGSSTSAPTLTFGAPSTPATTTGLNFGFNSTPATAAQTQSTGLLLGSNTTTTTTASSLFPAPTTSAPLFGGLSFGTPATTSTLTFGAPSATATTGNVTFGAPTTTTSLFGSGNLLGSKLATSGTTTTTSTTNKGLGGLDISSSNKGFSQANTNPTAAKENIWPPELLQTIEKFKEFVKEQKVLSSDIARGSARPLNRCAEDTASLMELLTTLAGSVQRDRSAADKLKQDTAKALQSSEVAQRTHDTPPGLQYENNAPLLFFMELADSFEHDLLLFRSQIETTEKHIQTMMTPKTLTPQELTMAMSKLHESLVAVAGKLQGVHSKVQQQKEQYLNFRKYVLKDNTNVFEDIKPDGKISRSSIGKITSGPTPFGPGNKSFLSSTALNSNRLGSYETRNPLGKE; encoded by the exons ATGTCAACGTTTACTTTTGGAACACCTACAACTTCGAGCAACACAAATTTTGGATTTGGACAAAA ACCTGCAACAGGTTTTAATGTAACTAGTACACCTTTTGGTTCAAGTACCTCAGCACCAACATTAACCTTTGGAGCTCCATCCACACCGGCAACAACAACTGGGCTTAATTTTGGATTTAATAGTACACCTGCAACTGCTGCACAGACACAATCGACCGGTTTACTTTTAGGATCAAATACAACTACTACAACTACTGCGAGCAGTTTATTTCCAGCTCCAACTACGTCTGCGCCATTATTTGGCGGACTTTCTTTTGGCACACCAGCAACAACTTCTACGTTAACATTTGGTGCTCCATCTGCTACAGCTACAACTGGAAATGTTACCTTTGGTGCACCTACTACGACAA CATCGCTTTTCGGTAGTGGTAATTTATTAGGATCAAAATTAGCTACTAGTGGTACTACAACTACCACAAGCACTACCAATAAAGGACTAGGGGGATTAGATATATCATCAAGTAATAAAGGATTTTCACAAGCAAATACTAATCCAACTGctgctaaagaaaatatttggcCACCAGAATTATTACAGACAATAGAGAAATTCAA AGAGTTTGTGAAAGAACAAAAGGTATTGTCTTCGGATATAGCAAGGGGCTCTGCAAGACCATTAAATCGATGTGCGGAAGATACAGCATCATTGATGGAACTTTTAACAACATTAGCTGGATCAGTTCAACGAGATCGTTCTGCTGCTGATAAGTTGAAACAAGACACAGCAAAAGCATTACAAAGTTCCGAAGTAGCTCAAAGAACGCATGATACTCCACCAGGAttacaatatgaaaataatgcaccattattattttttatggaaTTGGCTGATAGCTTTGAACATGATTTACTGTTATTTAGATCTCAAATTGAAACaacagaaaaacatatacaGACAATGATGACTCCAAAGACTTTAACTCCACAAG AATTAACGATGGCTATGAGTAAACTTCACGAGTctcttgttgctgttgctggtaAATTGCAAGGTGTACATTCGAAAGTACAACAACAAAAGGAACAGTATTTAAACTTTAGAAAATACGTTTTAAAAGATAATACAAACGTTTTTGAAGATATTAAACCAGATGGAAAAATATCTCGAAGTAGTATTGGAAAAATTACGAGTGGTCCTACACCATTTGGTCCAG GAAATAAAAGTTTCCTTTCATCAACAGCACTAAATTCTAACAGACTAGGAAGTTATGAAACACGAAATCCATTag GAAAAGAGTAA
- the LOC100652092 gene encoding nucleoporin p58/p45 isoform X2: protein MSTFTFGTPTTSSNTNFGFGQNTSAPTLTFGAPSTPATTTGLNFGFNSTPATAAQTQSTGLLLGSNTTTTTTASSLFPAPTTSAPLFGGLSFGTPATTSTLTFGAPSATATTGNVTFGAPTTTTSLFGSGNLLGSKLATSGTTTTTSTTNKGLGGLDISSSNKGFSQANTNPTAAKENIWPPELLQTIEKFKEFVKEQKVLSSDIARGSARPLNRCAEDTASLMELLTTLAGSVQRDRSAADKLKQDTAKALQSSEVAQRTHDTPPGLQYENNAPLLFFMELADSFEHDLLLFRSQIETTEKHIQTMMTPKTLTPQELTMAMSKLHESLVAVAGKLQGVHSKVQQQKEQYLNFRKYVLKDNTNVFEDIKPDGKISRSSIGKITSGPTPFGPGNKSFLSSTALNSNRLGSYETRNPLVWGNTIPTSSATNITLSSSLKPPTASLTFNTPPNLTTPLPTSESNSSFQLQKPPIGNKRGKH, encoded by the exons ATGTCAACGTTTACTTTTGGAACACCTACAACTTCGAGCAACACAAATTTTGGATTTGGACAAAA TACCTCAGCACCAACATTAACCTTTGGAGCTCCATCCACACCGGCAACAACAACTGGGCTTAATTTTGGATTTAATAGTACACCTGCAACTGCTGCACAGACACAATCGACCGGTTTACTTTTAGGATCAAATACAACTACTACAACTACTGCGAGCAGTTTATTTCCAGCTCCAACTACGTCTGCGCCATTATTTGGCGGACTTTCTTTTGGCACACCAGCAACAACTTCTACGTTAACATTTGGTGCTCCATCTGCTACAGCTACAACTGGAAATGTTACCTTTGGTGCACCTACTACGACAA CATCGCTTTTCGGTAGTGGTAATTTATTAGGATCAAAATTAGCTACTAGTGGTACTACAACTACCACAAGCACTACCAATAAAGGACTAGGGGGATTAGATATATCATCAAGTAATAAAGGATTTTCACAAGCAAATACTAATCCAACTGctgctaaagaaaatatttggcCACCAGAATTATTACAGACAATAGAGAAATTCAA AGAGTTTGTGAAAGAACAAAAGGTATTGTCTTCGGATATAGCAAGGGGCTCTGCAAGACCATTAAATCGATGTGCGGAAGATACAGCATCATTGATGGAACTTTTAACAACATTAGCTGGATCAGTTCAACGAGATCGTTCTGCTGCTGATAAGTTGAAACAAGACACAGCAAAAGCATTACAAAGTTCCGAAGTAGCTCAAAGAACGCATGATACTCCACCAGGAttacaatatgaaaataatgcaccattattattttttatggaaTTGGCTGATAGCTTTGAACATGATTTACTGTTATTTAGATCTCAAATTGAAACaacagaaaaacatatacaGACAATGATGACTCCAAAGACTTTAACTCCACAAG AATTAACGATGGCTATGAGTAAACTTCACGAGTctcttgttgctgttgctggtaAATTGCAAGGTGTACATTCGAAAGTACAACAACAAAAGGAACAGTATTTAAACTTTAGAAAATACGTTTTAAAAGATAATACAAACGTTTTTGAAGATATTAAACCAGATGGAAAAATATCTCGAAGTAGTATTGGAAAAATTACGAGTGGTCCTACACCATTTGGTCCAG GAAATAAAAGTTTCCTTTCATCAACAGCACTAAATTCTAACAGACTAGGAAGTTATGAAACACGAAATCCATTag TTTGGGGAAATACAATACCAACATCATCTGCTACTAACATTACTCTAAGTTCGTCATTGAAACCACCAACAGCAAGTTTGACCTTTAATACTCCGCCAAATCTTACTACACCTTTACCAACGAGTGAATCAAACTCGAGTTTTCAACTTCAGAAACCTCCTATCGGTAATAAAAGAGGAAAACATTAA
- the LOC100652092 gene encoding nucleoporin p58/p45 isoform X1 has translation MSTFTFGTPTTSSNTNFGFGQKPATGFNVTSTPFGSSTSAPTLTFGAPSTPATTTGLNFGFNSTPATAAQTQSTGLLLGSNTTTTTTASSLFPAPTTSAPLFGGLSFGTPATTSTLTFGAPSATATTGNVTFGAPTTTTSLFGSGNLLGSKLATSGTTTTTSTTNKGLGGLDISSSNKGFSQANTNPTAAKENIWPPELLQTIEKFKEFVKEQKVLSSDIARGSARPLNRCAEDTASLMELLTTLAGSVQRDRSAADKLKQDTAKALQSSEVAQRTHDTPPGLQYENNAPLLFFMELADSFEHDLLLFRSQIETTEKHIQTMMTPKTLTPQELTMAMSKLHESLVAVAGKLQGVHSKVQQQKEQYLNFRKYVLKDNTNVFEDIKPDGKISRSSIGKITSGPTPFGPGNKSFLSSTALNSNRLGSYETRNPLVWGNTIPTSSATNITLSSSLKPPTASLTFNTPPNLTTPLPTSESNSSFQLQKPPIGNKRGKH, from the exons ATGTCAACGTTTACTTTTGGAACACCTACAACTTCGAGCAACACAAATTTTGGATTTGGACAAAA ACCTGCAACAGGTTTTAATGTAACTAGTACACCTTTTGGTTCAAGTACCTCAGCACCAACATTAACCTTTGGAGCTCCATCCACACCGGCAACAACAACTGGGCTTAATTTTGGATTTAATAGTACACCTGCAACTGCTGCACAGACACAATCGACCGGTTTACTTTTAGGATCAAATACAACTACTACAACTACTGCGAGCAGTTTATTTCCAGCTCCAACTACGTCTGCGCCATTATTTGGCGGACTTTCTTTTGGCACACCAGCAACAACTTCTACGTTAACATTTGGTGCTCCATCTGCTACAGCTACAACTGGAAATGTTACCTTTGGTGCACCTACTACGACAA CATCGCTTTTCGGTAGTGGTAATTTATTAGGATCAAAATTAGCTACTAGTGGTACTACAACTACCACAAGCACTACCAATAAAGGACTAGGGGGATTAGATATATCATCAAGTAATAAAGGATTTTCACAAGCAAATACTAATCCAACTGctgctaaagaaaatatttggcCACCAGAATTATTACAGACAATAGAGAAATTCAA AGAGTTTGTGAAAGAACAAAAGGTATTGTCTTCGGATATAGCAAGGGGCTCTGCAAGACCATTAAATCGATGTGCGGAAGATACAGCATCATTGATGGAACTTTTAACAACATTAGCTGGATCAGTTCAACGAGATCGTTCTGCTGCTGATAAGTTGAAACAAGACACAGCAAAAGCATTACAAAGTTCCGAAGTAGCTCAAAGAACGCATGATACTCCACCAGGAttacaatatgaaaataatgcaccattattattttttatggaaTTGGCTGATAGCTTTGAACATGATTTACTGTTATTTAGATCTCAAATTGAAACaacagaaaaacatatacaGACAATGATGACTCCAAAGACTTTAACTCCACAAG AATTAACGATGGCTATGAGTAAACTTCACGAGTctcttgttgctgttgctggtaAATTGCAAGGTGTACATTCGAAAGTACAACAACAAAAGGAACAGTATTTAAACTTTAGAAAATACGTTTTAAAAGATAATACAAACGTTTTTGAAGATATTAAACCAGATGGAAAAATATCTCGAAGTAGTATTGGAAAAATTACGAGTGGTCCTACACCATTTGGTCCAG GAAATAAAAGTTTCCTTTCATCAACAGCACTAAATTCTAACAGACTAGGAAGTTATGAAACACGAAATCCATTag TTTGGGGAAATACAATACCAACATCATCTGCTACTAACATTACTCTAAGTTCGTCATTGAAACCACCAACAGCAAGTTTGACCTTTAATACTCCGCCAAATCTTACTACACCTTTACCAACGAGTGAATCAAACTCGAGTTTTCAACTTCAGAAACCTCCTATCGGTAATAAAAGAGGAAAACATTAA
- the LOC100652092 gene encoding nucleoporin p58/p45 isoform X3 codes for MSTFTFGTPTTSSNTNFGFGQKPATGFNVTSTPFGSSTSAPTLTFGAPSTPATTTGLNFGFNSTPATAAQTQSTGLLLGSNTTTTTTASSLFPAPTTSAPLFGGLSFGTPATTSTLTFGAPSATATTGNVTFGAPTTTTSLFGSGNLLGSKLATSGTTTTTSTTNKGLGGLDISSSNKGFSQANTNPTAAKENIWPPELLQTIEKFKEFVKEQKVLSSDIARGSARPLNRCAEDTASLMELLTTLAGSVQRDRSAADKLKQDTAKALQSSEVAQRTHDTPPGLQYENNAPLLFFMELADSFEHDLLLFRSQIETTEKHIQTMMTPKTLTPQELTMAMSKLHESLVAVAGKLQGVHSKVQQQKEQYLNFRKYVLKDNTNVFEDIKPDGKISRSSIGKITSGPTPFGPGNKSFLSSTALNSNRLGSYETRNPLGLAWI; via the exons ATGTCAACGTTTACTTTTGGAACACCTACAACTTCGAGCAACACAAATTTTGGATTTGGACAAAA ACCTGCAACAGGTTTTAATGTAACTAGTACACCTTTTGGTTCAAGTACCTCAGCACCAACATTAACCTTTGGAGCTCCATCCACACCGGCAACAACAACTGGGCTTAATTTTGGATTTAATAGTACACCTGCAACTGCTGCACAGACACAATCGACCGGTTTACTTTTAGGATCAAATACAACTACTACAACTACTGCGAGCAGTTTATTTCCAGCTCCAACTACGTCTGCGCCATTATTTGGCGGACTTTCTTTTGGCACACCAGCAACAACTTCTACGTTAACATTTGGTGCTCCATCTGCTACAGCTACAACTGGAAATGTTACCTTTGGTGCACCTACTACGACAA CATCGCTTTTCGGTAGTGGTAATTTATTAGGATCAAAATTAGCTACTAGTGGTACTACAACTACCACAAGCACTACCAATAAAGGACTAGGGGGATTAGATATATCATCAAGTAATAAAGGATTTTCACAAGCAAATACTAATCCAACTGctgctaaagaaaatatttggcCACCAGAATTATTACAGACAATAGAGAAATTCAA AGAGTTTGTGAAAGAACAAAAGGTATTGTCTTCGGATATAGCAAGGGGCTCTGCAAGACCATTAAATCGATGTGCGGAAGATACAGCATCATTGATGGAACTTTTAACAACATTAGCTGGATCAGTTCAACGAGATCGTTCTGCTGCTGATAAGTTGAAACAAGACACAGCAAAAGCATTACAAAGTTCCGAAGTAGCTCAAAGAACGCATGATACTCCACCAGGAttacaatatgaaaataatgcaccattattattttttatggaaTTGGCTGATAGCTTTGAACATGATTTACTGTTATTTAGATCTCAAATTGAAACaacagaaaaacatatacaGACAATGATGACTCCAAAGACTTTAACTCCACAAG AATTAACGATGGCTATGAGTAAACTTCACGAGTctcttgttgctgttgctggtaAATTGCAAGGTGTACATTCGAAAGTACAACAACAAAAGGAACAGTATTTAAACTTTAGAAAATACGTTTTAAAAGATAATACAAACGTTTTTGAAGATATTAAACCAGATGGAAAAATATCTCGAAGTAGTATTGGAAAAATTACGAGTGGTCCTACACCATTTGGTCCAG GAAATAAAAGTTTCCTTTCATCAACAGCACTAAATTCTAACAGACTAGGAAGTTATGAAACACGAAATCCATTag GTCTTGCGTGGATTTAG
- the LOC100652092 gene encoding nucleoporin p58/p45 isoform X5 produces MSTFTFGTPTTSSNTNFGFGQKPATGFNVTSTPFGSSTSAPTLTFGAPSTPATTTGLNFGFNSTPATAAQTQSTGLLLGSNTTTTTTASSLFPAPTTSAPLFGGLSFGTPATTSTLTFGAPSATATTGNVTFGAPTTTTSLFGSGNLLGSKLATSGTTTTTSTTNKGLGGLDISSSNKGFSQANTNPTAAKENIWPPELLQTIEKFKEFVKEQKVLSSDIARGSARPLNRCAEDTASLMELLTTLAGSVQRDRSAADKLKQDTAKALQSSEVAQRTHDTPPGLQYENNAPLLFFMELADSFEHDLLLFRSQIETTEKHIQTMMTPKTLTPQELTMAMSKLHESLVAVAGKLQGVHSKVQQQKEQYLNFRKYVLKDNTNVFEDIKPDGKISRSSIGKITSGPTPFGPGNKSFLSSTALNSNRLGSYETRNPLD; encoded by the exons ATGTCAACGTTTACTTTTGGAACACCTACAACTTCGAGCAACACAAATTTTGGATTTGGACAAAA ACCTGCAACAGGTTTTAATGTAACTAGTACACCTTTTGGTTCAAGTACCTCAGCACCAACATTAACCTTTGGAGCTCCATCCACACCGGCAACAACAACTGGGCTTAATTTTGGATTTAATAGTACACCTGCAACTGCTGCACAGACACAATCGACCGGTTTACTTTTAGGATCAAATACAACTACTACAACTACTGCGAGCAGTTTATTTCCAGCTCCAACTACGTCTGCGCCATTATTTGGCGGACTTTCTTTTGGCACACCAGCAACAACTTCTACGTTAACATTTGGTGCTCCATCTGCTACAGCTACAACTGGAAATGTTACCTTTGGTGCACCTACTACGACAA CATCGCTTTTCGGTAGTGGTAATTTATTAGGATCAAAATTAGCTACTAGTGGTACTACAACTACCACAAGCACTACCAATAAAGGACTAGGGGGATTAGATATATCATCAAGTAATAAAGGATTTTCACAAGCAAATACTAATCCAACTGctgctaaagaaaatatttggcCACCAGAATTATTACAGACAATAGAGAAATTCAA AGAGTTTGTGAAAGAACAAAAGGTATTGTCTTCGGATATAGCAAGGGGCTCTGCAAGACCATTAAATCGATGTGCGGAAGATACAGCATCATTGATGGAACTTTTAACAACATTAGCTGGATCAGTTCAACGAGATCGTTCTGCTGCTGATAAGTTGAAACAAGACACAGCAAAAGCATTACAAAGTTCCGAAGTAGCTCAAAGAACGCATGATACTCCACCAGGAttacaatatgaaaataatgcaccattattattttttatggaaTTGGCTGATAGCTTTGAACATGATTTACTGTTATTTAGATCTCAAATTGAAACaacagaaaaacatatacaGACAATGATGACTCCAAAGACTTTAACTCCACAAG AATTAACGATGGCTATGAGTAAACTTCACGAGTctcttgttgctgttgctggtaAATTGCAAGGTGTACATTCGAAAGTACAACAACAAAAGGAACAGTATTTAAACTTTAGAAAATACGTTTTAAAAGATAATACAAACGTTTTTGAAGATATTAAACCAGATGGAAAAATATCTCGAAGTAGTATTGGAAAAATTACGAGTGGTCCTACACCATTTGGTCCAG GAAATAAAAGTTTCCTTTCATCAACAGCACTAAATTCTAACAGACTAGGAAGTTATGAAACACGAAATCCATTag attAA
- the LOC100652211 gene encoding protein FAM114A2 translates to MATSESDDFESADEEMNHDIPTKRSTQIQQRNLPNTIDSESDDDTEYVPRQPYTNINFGRSKKKYWPTMDTSTNETRADKDISTKDTRNYEKHEQPIINIDGTCEKNEENISTIDSQKVECAQINTGDTDLKVENNNGNIKLRKDKIEVSPEKDVNMDLHSELTVKLNEKEKIQHKGKKLGVKKLGTRVMSSSILMTDIDNIDRHINERDILMTGEDVLSKFSMQDEITESDMPEELKSDKTFKEIFKSEGWEGLEDPIELPEELIEEKLQPVLKRLSLVAEETGSSSTSWGWGNWGVSSLINTASVGVSTITSHVSQGLTLLEESMALSDEPKSNEEEENQTDNDDKEEQTKEQSSFGFGNLISSVSSITKLVESTGSKVVSGGLDTLEAIGKKTMEVLQEGDPGLKKKRTFFINETDKPNLSQILREAKEKADSTERTMEERQKMRKVHFESLFDDYQGLVHIEALEMLSKQSNIKIQQHLNSLDTNELNSVEKMLEEVEELCALDDEYNDEIDEKDLKYKLQEACSDLGINITYEKLHEAFQDSKNYTNSPHNDQETFEHAISVLAQFTALSVERFHKTAELLLIKEHRSTVNETDSLVQLTNILSNQIGILANTYCSILNKLAETSDKPHTIKTNITTILMEASNAGSYIQHAFKLLIPIIEVGAI, encoded by the exons ATGGCAACATCTGAGAGCGATGACTTTGAAAGCGCTGACGAGGAGATGAACCATGATATACCAACAAAAAGAAGTACTCAAATACAACAGCGGAATTTACCAAACACGATAGATTCGGAATCTGATGATGATACGGAATATGTGCCTCGACAACcgtatacaaatataaatttcggtagaagtaaaaaaaaatattggccAACAATGGATACGTCAACTAATGAAACAAGAGCTGATAAAGATATCAGTACTAAAGATACACGTAATTATGAGAAGCACGAGCAGCCAATTATCAATATTGACGGAACTTGTGAAAAAAATGAGGAAAACATTTCAACTATCGATTCACAGAAAGTAGAATGTGCACAGATCAACACTGGTGACACAGACTTGAAAGTGGAAAATAATAATGGAAACATAAAGttaagaaaagataaaatagaAGTATCTCCTGAAAAAGATGTTAATATGGACTTACATTCTGAGTTGACAGTTAAgttgaatgaaaaagaaaagattcaacacaaaggaaagaaattagGTGTTAAGAAATTAGGAACAAGGGTTATGTCAAGTAGTATTCTTATGACTGATATAGATAACATAGATAGACATATTAATGAAAGGGATATACTGATGACAGGAGAAGATGTGCTTAGTAAATTTTCTATGCAAGATGAAATAACAGAATCTGATATGCCAGAAGAATTGAAATCTGATAAAAcattcaaagaaatatttaaatctgaAGGTTGGGAAGGACTTGAAGATCCGATTGAATTACCAGAGGAATTGATCGAGGAGAAATTGCAACCAGTATTAAAAAGATTATCATTAGTTGCTGAAGAAACAGGTAGCTCATCCACAAGTTGGGGTTGGGGTAATTGGGGTGTAAGTTCTTTAATTAATACAGCTAGTGTTGGAGTTTCTACAATAACTAGCCATGTATCACAAGGACTTACTCTTTTGGAAGAATCAATGGCTTTATCTGATGAACCTAAAtcaaatgaagaagaagaaaatcagACAGACAATG ATGATAAAGAGGAACAGACCAAAGAACAATCTTCTTTCGGGTTTGGAAATCTTATATCAAGTGTATCATCAATAACAAAACTGGTTGAATCAACTGGAAGCAAAGTTGTGAGTGGTGGATTAGATACGTTAGAAGCCATTGGTAAAAAGACAATGGAAGTTTTACAAGAAGGTGATCCAGGCTTAAAGAAAAAGAGGACCTTCTTTATAAATGAAACAGATAAGCCTAATTTATCTCAGATCCTACGAGAAGCTAAGGAAAAAGCAGATAGCACAGAAAGAACAATGGAAGAAAGACAGAAAATGAGAAAAGTACATTTTGAAAGTCTCTTTGATGATTATCAAGGACTTGTTCATATAGAAGCATTAGAAATGTTATCAAAacaaagtaatattaaaatacaacagCATTTGAATAGCTTAGATACAAATGAATTAAATTCTGTTGAAAAAATGTTGGAAGAAGTTGAAGAATTATGTGCATTAGATGATGAATACAATGATGAAATAGATGAGAAAgacttgaaatataaattacaagaaGCTTGCAGCGATCTTGGAATTAACATTACATATGAAAAGTTACACGAG gCTTTTCAAGATTCTAAAAATTATACTAATTCACCACATAATGATCAAGAAACTTTTGAACATGCTATTTCAGTTTTGGCACAATTTACAGCATTATCTGTAGAAAGGTTTCATAAAACTGCAGAATTACTCTTAATCAAAGAACATCGAAGCACTGTTAATGAAACTGATTCACTAGTTCAGTTAACAAATATTCTGTCTAATCAAATTGGAATATTAGCTAATACTTACTGTAGTATTTTAAATAAGCTTGCAGAAACTTCAGATAAACCTCATACTATTAAAACTAATATAACAACGATTCTCATGGAG gctTCAAATGCAGGTTCTTACATTCAACATGCCTTCAAATTGTTGATTCCCATCATAGAAGTTGGTGCTATATAA